GCGTCTCAGCCCATGCTCGCGCAAGCTGGCGCGCGCGCGCAAGCTCGTAGCGTTGCGCCTCAAGGTCTGCGGGTTGGACAAGCGGGTGGGTAGATGCTGCGGAAATCATGGCCAAAGCTCATTGACGCGATCGATAGGGGGAGTGCCAATGGCCTCGGGTGCTAGAAGGGTGAACGTCTCTCCGTCACATTCAATCGTTGATCCTCGAACTGTGTACGTCTCCTCAAGCTCCGAGTTTGCCCATTCGCAGAGGCTGGGAAGCCAATCGGGTTTCAGGTTTTGAAGCGCTCCACGGTGTATCTCCGCCGCATCATTGAGATACTGCCTGCCCCGCCGCAGGTGGGCAAACGCCTTCGCCAGACTTACGGCATCGGACTTGTTTTCGAAGATGGCTACAGCGCAGCCGACCTCCGTGATTGCTCCATTGAGCGGGTGCGTCGGAGTTTGCCCAAGAAACATGCCCGGGTAGGGGATGCGAGCGACGACGATGACCTCTGTCTCAACATAGGTCTCTTCCCGGCCTTGGCGGTTCACACGCTTTCGCTTGCGACGGCGTTCTCGCTCTAGCCGCCCCTCACTCCTTTTGGCTTCCCCGGCCAGGACACCAAAAAGCTCTTGGGCGCGAAAGGCCGGCATCCATTTCGCGAGAAGATTGGTCCTCTGGTGCCATTCCCGGACCAGCGGCATGATCTGCTCTATCGCATCACAAGCTGGCTTCACGCGAGCTAGGTAATGAGCATGTTGAACCCGCCGGTCATAGTCGGCGACGGCCGCGTGCCATGCTCCGTCACCAAAATGCTTCTCGCCGCAATTCAGTCCGATGCGAGCCTGCTCACCGCCTTCGATCTCCACTCGAAACCCGCGATTATGGAGCTGGTGCTGCTTGCACGCTGCACACCGAACCTTGGTGTTGGTGGTGTCCCGTGTGTCGTACCCAGAGATAACGCGAACGATCTTCGCACCAGTGGGCAGCGGGAAGACGAGCCCATGGTCGCTATCGACGGAGTCCGTCAGTCCTGCTGCGGCGAGCACCTGCCATCGGATTTCCTCTTCGGCCTGTACGGCCGTTTCCAGAAGCTCGGTTGATGACGCCATGTCGCTCATAGGAACAACAGTAGAACGATTGTGCTCGGCTGAGAACTGCCGGTCTTCGTCGTGGGGTCGAAGACCAGCGATCACGCGATTGCGCCAATCCGCGCCCGGTGCGCGCGCAACACGCGCTGCACGGTCGATCGCGACACGCGAAACAAGCTGGCGAGCTGGGCAGGGGAGCCTTGGCCGGATTCTGCCTTGGCGATGATCTCGGCGCGCTGAGGTCCGGTAAGGCTCGGCCGTCGTCCAAGGTGCCGCCCCGCCTTACGCGCGTGCGCCAGTCCGTTCATGGTCCGCTCGCGGATCATGGCGCGCTCAAACTCGGCGAACGCGCCCAGCATCTGCGTCATCAATCGGCCCGGCGCGGTGGTGGTGTCGATCGCCTCCGTCACCGATCGGAATCCCGCGCCTGCGACGGTGATCGCCTCAAGGGTGAACAGTAGATCGCGAAGCGAGCGCGACAGCCGGTCGAGCTTCCACACCACGAACACGTCGCCGGCCTTCAACGCGCCGATCGCGCGCGCCAGCTCGGGACGGTCAGCTCGGCCGCCCGATGCCTCCTCCTGGTAGATGGGATCGCACCCGGCATCGCGGAGCGCGCGAAGCTGCGGGTCTATGTCCTGGGAGTCGCCTCGGGACACGCGGGCATAGCCGATTTCCATGCCTTCATTCTGGCACGGGGTTGTGACACCTGCAAACCCTTGGAAAAGCTGTGTGGCTTTCAGCGGTAAATGTCACGAATGTCAGCACTAGGTGACGCCGATGACGAGGGTGCTGCGGGCGGCTTCCACGACATCCTCGCTGATGGTTGCGAGGCCGTTGATCTTCAGCACGCGCTCGATCTGCACGAACAGGCGGTGCAGTAGCCGGAAATTGCCACCTGTGATCCGAACGATGGCCGCGACCGCTTGCGCGTCGGTGAAATCGGCGTCGTCGAGGGCAAGGCCGAGGTCGCGCCAGCGGCGGGTCAGCACGAAGGTCAGCTCCGCATCCTGCAACGGCCGATATTGGTGGGCGAAGCCGACCCGGCTGAAGAGCTGGGGATAGCGCGCCATGCGCTTTTCGATACCGGGCATCCCGATCAGGATGAGCCCGATCCCCTGCCGATCGAACACGTCACGCATGTATTCCAGCGCCGTCGTCGACAGGCGCTCGGCTTCATCGACGATCACCATTTCGACGTAGCGGGTATGACGACTGACATAACGGACCTGTCCGACTTTCTGAGGCCGGACGTGTTCGTCGATGCAATGGTCCACTCGGTCGAGCAGCCGGGGCAGATCCTGCCGCAGTTCGCGCAACGTGCTGCCGACCGAAGGTGTGTAGAAAACCGCACGTGCCTGAGCGAGGTGGGCATAGATTTCCAGGTCGGATGGATCGCGTGGTCCCCAAACGGTGAGCAGGGGCGCAGCCTTGTGCCATCGGGCATACCGGCAGGCCGAGAGCGTTTTGCCGACGCCCGCTGGGCCATGACACAGGCCGATGTAGCGATGCTTCCGAACGGCGTCGGCGAACTCGATGAAGCGGCGGTGCTCTTGGGTCGAGATGAAGCTGGTCGCGCGCGTACTGCCGGCGGTCATCAGTCGCCCTCATAATAGGTGCGTAGCTTCGGCCGGCTTGGTGGCGGCGCCGGAGTCGCTGCGGAGACCGGCGCCAATTCAGGCAATCGCGCCGGTTTCGCGATCGGAGCCGGAGTGCGCAGGATCGCTGGAAGATAGTCTATAACGCTCGATTGCTTCTCCCTGATCTCCTGCCGCAGGCGACGCCGATGCGCGATCCGCGCCGCCTGGATGTCCTTTAGGGTGACACTGTTCGCGGCATGATCCGCATCGATCGCCCGGCACAGGAACACGTTGCGATGGAACACGCGGACTTCGCCCATGTCGCGGGGGTCGTAGCGGATCGTCACCGGCTCGCCGACGTAGGCTGCCAGCGTCGGATCGAAGTAGCGCAATCCCTCGAAGCGGATGCCGTCGCGGTGAACGGTGCGGGGCTTGGCGACCATGACCAGCAGCATGTCCAGTTCGGCAAGCGTCTCCGGCATCCGGGGCAACCAGCCATCGCCCCGCCATGCGGCTATCGGTGCCGCCCCGATCGAACGGTGGGGACGCGCATTATAGGTCGAGATGATCCAGGCGCCGATCGCCGCGTCCAGTTCGGCCAGTGAAAGGGCCGGTGGGGATACCGTCTTGCCGGCGCGCAGGTTGCCGGGGAGTTCGGCCAGCAGTTCGGTGTTGATGGTCCGGAACAGCCGCTCGATCTTGCCACGCCCCTGCGGACGGGCGACGGCTGAGTAGATCAGCCTGATACGCAGATCGGCCGCGGCCTGTTCGAGGTGGAGGCTGGTGAAGTCCGATCCGTGATCGACGTGCAGCACATCGGGAATGCCGCACACCGGCCATGCCGGATCGGCCTTGCGCCAGATGGCCTGGCGCAGCGCGAGCGACGTATTGAGCGCGGATGGCGCGCCGAGAAACACCATGTAGCCTGCGATCACGCGGGAATGATCGTCCACCACCGTCGTCAGCCACGGCCGTGTCGGCCTGCCACGAGCATCGAGGATGAGGATGTCGAGTTCGGTGTGGTCGGCCTGCCAGATCGCGTTCGGGCGATCGGCGCGATGACGATGGACCATCTCGTATTTGTCGCGGAAAGCGGCAGCGCCCTCATGCGCGAGCGTCAGCATCGCAGGATCGATCCGGCGCACGATATCGCGAACGCTGCCGTAGGACGGCGTGTGCCATCCATATTCGCTAGCGACATGCACAACGCGACGATGGATGGTTGCGATCGAGGCCGGCGGCTTCGTCAGCGCCATGCCCTGGATCAGTTGGACCAGACCCTCCGGGAACGTCCGTGTGCCAGCTTCCGGACGAAGCGGCCGCGCGAGGCCCATTGGACCGTTGGCGGTATAGCGAGCGAGCCATCGCTGGACGGTGCGCAGCGAAACACCGGCATCGGCCGCGACTTTGGCCAGCGACGCGCCACCATGCAGATGGGCGCGAAGTGCCGCCATTCGCCGCGCCACCTCCGCGCCTCCTGTCTCCGATCTTCGACCATCCGCCATGGTGATCGCCCCCTGTCCGATAGAGGATCGTTCAGCGGACTCGGCCGGTCGATCTCCAACAGCACGGAAAGCGGCCGAAAGCCGAGTCTCACATAGATGGTACCATATGTTTTGCGGTGATGGGGCCTTATACGTTACACTCCGGCTATGACGCACACGCTGATCGGCTATGCCCGCTGCTCGACCGACAAACAGGACCTTGCCGCCCAGCATGACGCGCTGCTCAAGCTCGGGGTGGCGGCCGATCGCATCTACACCGACAAGGGGCTCACCGGCACGAACCGGGATCGCCCCGGCCTCGACCAAGCACTAGCCGCAGTACGAAGCGGCGACACGCTGGTAGTGCCCAAGCTTGACCGGCTCGCGCGATCAGTTCCGGACGCGCGCGCGATCGGGGACGGCCTTGCTGCCCGTGGGGTGAAGCTACAGCTTGGTGCCAGCGTCCACGATCCGGCTGACCCGATGGGTAAGCTGTTCTTCAACATCCTTGCCACCTTTGCCGAGTTCGAGGCGGACCTCATCAAGCTCCGCACCCGCGAGGGCATGGCGGTCGCCCGCGCTAAGGGGAAGCTGCGTGGGAAGAAGCCCAAGCTGTCCGATCGGCAGCAGAAGGAGCTTCGTCGCATGTACGATACCGACGACTACTCGATCAGCGACCTCGCCGAGCTGTTCTCGATTTCCCGGCCGACCGTTTATCGAACGCTCGGCAGGCATGCTGCCACAGCGGCGGCAGCGGCATGAATCTCACCGAACAACAAGATGCGAGTAGTGCTCGCCGCTTCGACTTCATCCTTCGCCAAGGGCTGTGGCTGGTTTCACTTCTAGCATCCATCACGCTGCCCGTTGTTTACTTTTCACGTCCGTTTGCGCCGGTTACACCCGGCCTCACCAGTATTCTCGGTTGGGGTAGCCTCTTAGGCGTGATAGCTGGCTTGGGGTCTGCGGCTTTTTATGTTCCTCTGATGCGGCGTCAGTCTACCATTGGCCGCATCGGTTATTGGCTTACCTCGGCCATGATGGGTGCTTTCGCCGGTTGGGCAGCACTGGGTCTGCTGAATGACCGTGGTGGCACCCCTCTCGGAGATGTCGAACTGCCGATCGCCCGCGTCGAGCAGGCAGGTGATCAGTTCAGCATTTATACTATGCTACCTTCCTCACCCTCAAATATTATGCGGATATCATCGACCGAAATCATTGGCCTTCCTGTTGCCGGCCAATGCCTGTTCGGCAGATTGCGACGTGGTCTGTTCGCGGCTTCCTGGCTGTCGCGCCTTTCGGTTACGTCATGTTCGGCAAAGCGAGGTGAAGCAGGAACGAACGTGCTGATGCCGATAAATCGATGGATGGACTGGCGCTGGCACAAACCACGATCCTTCAGGCTGGACGGATCTCACCAAGCCTATGATGAGGCCCTTCCTCAGAGCGCAACGTGCCGGACCGAGCGGGAAAGCTGGCTTTATCAGTGCTTCCCCAAAGGAGCAGGCCGCAGGAGGCGACAATCAGTGATGTCACTTCGTGACATTTACCGCTGAAAGCTACAAAGCTGGGGCAGGGGGTTGGTGTCAGAACCGACCGGTTATGACACCAGCAGCGTTACGGACTAGAACGGCGAAACAGTAAACGTGTCGGCGTGATCAGTCGGGGATCAGTGCCCAACCACGCAGTTGCAAAGTCGCCATAGTCGTCAGCGCAGACACGTCAGTTTCGACACTCTTTCCTACCGTAGCGGGGTCGATCCCGTTTCCGATAAGAGCTTGGCTGCATACCCGAACGGATACACCCGCCTTTTTCAACGCCTCAATTAAGGCAAGGTTGGGATTCGCAGCTACTCCCGTCTTTGTCGCATAGGCGCGATCTTCGGTAACGATGGGCGTCGCCGGACCGTGGACGATCACGACGACATCGCCTTGTTCTGGACGAACGCCATCGTTGCCCAGCAGGTTCAAAAAGCGGGCGACCTTCTCCAGCGATGGATTGATTTTATCCGGCGTTGCCGCGGCCTTGGTCACATTGAACAGCACGCGATAGCGCAACTTGCGATCGGGCCGTTCCGCAGCACCTTCGACGGGTGTGATCGCGCCATATCCCGGTATCACCGCCTGCCTAGGCACGCCGGCTGAAGCACTGACGCTGCTCATGAGTGACAAGCATCCTGCAAGAGCAATGATTGGCATACGCATCCGCTTTTTCCTTCTTCAGCCGAAATGATCAGCCAACTCTCGCAAAAACGGCCGCACCGATGTTTTGCGGTCGAACCACGGACGGCGTCTCGCGCGGTCGCACTGGGCGGGGGGCCGGGGCCGTTTGGGGAGCCGACAGATCGTCGGCTCCGAACATCGCCTCCAGGGTTCGCACACACAGTGCGGCTGCATCGTCGGCAAGACGGTAGTGAACCTGCTTCGCCTCACGCCTGGTCTTCACCAGATCGGCGCGCCGCAGCTCGGCAAGCTGCTGACTGAGCGCTGGTTGGGTCACGCCCGTGGCCGCCTCGATGTCCGCCACCTGCCGTTCGCCACCCAGCAGATAGGACAGGATCATAAGGCGCTGCGGCTGCGCGAACACGCGCAGCTTCTCGACTGCAACGTCGGCAAGCGCGCGGGACTGGTAGATCGCCATCACCGGTCAGCCTTCGTCTGGTGAAACCAGTCGGCGCCTGCGTTCCCCGGCAAAGCGGGAGGCAGGAGCACGTCGTCGCCCGGCTGCCAGTCAGCGGGCGTATAGGCCTCGCCATCGGCCGAACGCTGCAACGCCCTGACCGTGCGAAGCATCTCGTCGACCGAGCGCCCGACATTCATCGGATACCAGCTGAGTGCGCGGATAATGCCTTTGGGATCGATGAAGTAGGTTGCACGTACCGTTGAGGCATCGCCAGCCTGCTCGTCGAGCATGCCGTAGGCATACCCAACCGCCATCGACGGATCCTCGATCACCGGAAACGGCACCTCGACATCAAAAACGTCGTGGATCGCGCGAAGCCAGGCGACATGAGAGTAGAGGCTGTCGACCGACAGCCCCAACAATACGCAATCCAGCTCCTCGAATTGAGGGGCCGCTTTAGCCAAGGCCACAAACTCGCTCGTGCAAACCGGCGTGAAGTCAGCAGGGTGCGAGAAAAACACAATCCAGCGCCCACGATACTGATCGAGCGCAATCTCGCCCTGAGTGGTGCGGGCGGTGAAGTTCGGGGCTGCATCCCCGATGCGCAGCGAGCGCGGCATGTTCGCTTCCATCATTTCCATTCCTCCCAAATGGCACGAACACCCCGTTGACGCAATACGCTTACACAGCTACATAAACCATGAGTTTGTTTAAATGGAGATGGTCATGGACCCGGTTTTGAGCGAAGCCAACGCCCAGATCAGACGCGCAAAAGCGGCCGGATCGCCGGTCGTTCAGTCCTTCTTTGATGAGCCTACCAACACAGCGACCTACGTCGTTTGGGACGTGGCGACGAAAAAGGCTGCGATCGTCGACAGCGTCCTCGATTTTGACGCCGCGGCTGGCCGGACCAAAACCGCGTCGGCGGACGCAGTGATCGCTTACGTGCGGGATCAGGGACTGACGGTCGATTGGCTGCTGGAAACCCATGCTCATGCCGATCACCTGTCTGCGGCACCTTATCTTCAGCAGGCGCTTGGCGGGCAGCTCGCGATCGGTCGTGAGATCATCCGGGTTCAGAACGTGTTCGGCAAAATCTTCAACGCCGGCACCGATTTTGAGCGCAACGGTTCCGAGTTCGACCGGCTGTTCGAGGACGGCGACCGCTTTGCCATCGGCAACATCGACGCCATTGCGCTGCACGTGCCCGGCCATACGCCGGCGGACATGGCCTATGCGATTGGGGACGCGGTCTTCACCGGCGATACGCTCTTCATGCCCGATTACGGCACCGCGCGGGCAGACTTCCCTGGTGGCGACGCACGCCAGCTATTCCGCTCGATCCGCCGGCTCATGCAGCTGCCGGACGAGACGCGCCTGTTCCTCTGCCACGACTACAAGGCGGTGGGTCGCGACCAATATGTCTGGGAGACGACTGTAGGCGCACAGCGTGTCGGCAACGTGCATGTCCACGAAGGGGTCAGCGAAGACGACTTCGTCGCGATGCGGACCAGTCGCGACGCCACCTTGTCGATGCCGAAGCTCATCCTGCCCTCGATCCAGGTGAACATGCGCGGTGGTCATCTGCCGGAGCCGGAAGCCAACGGCACCCGCTACCTCAAAATTCCGCTGGATGCGCTGTGATGCCAGGCTTTCCCCATGCCATGCCGCTCGAAGGCTTCATCGGCGGGCTGATGATCGGTGTCGCCGCGGCGATCATGCTGCTGGGCAACGGGCGCATCGCCGGTGTCAGCGGCATGTTCGCAAGAGTTTTGGGTCTTACCGATGGAGGTCCACCATGGGCCCTCGCGCTGCTCTTTACCGCGGGTCTGCCCTTGGGCGCGGGTATTGCTGCGGCCAGTTTGGGCGTGAAAGCCAGCTTTCCGGCATCGCTTTCGCTGATTGCCGTCGCCGGTCTGGTCGTCGGTATCGGAACGCGGCTTGGGTCCGGGTGCACCAGTGGTCACGGCGTATGCGGCCTGTCCCGCCTGTCGCCCCGGTCCATCGCCGCGACCGTCACGTTCATGGCGACCGGCGTCGTCACGGTCACGATCATGCGTCTGTCCGGGGTGATACTGTGATGCGCCAGAACCTCATTTCACTCGCTAGCGGGACGCTGTTCGGCGCCGGCCTTGCCATCTCCGGAATGATCGATCCGGCGCGGGTGCGCGCGTTCCTCGATGTCACCGGCGCGTGGGACCCGACCTTGGCGTTCGTCATGGCAGGCGCGATCCTGCCGATGGCGATAGCCTGGTTCGTCGTGCGGCGTCGCTCGACCCCGATCGCGGCCGAACAATTCCACACGCCCGCCACCTCGCCGATCGACCGGCGCCTCATCGGCGGTGCGGCCTTGTTCGGCATAGGCTGGGGCATCGTCGGATTGTGCCCAGGTCCCGCCATTGCCGCACTGGCGATCCAGCCTCTGCCGGCACTGGTCTTCATCGCTGCAATGGCCCTCGGCGTTGCCGTCCACCGCTTTGCATTCACTTCCCGCCGTTCGGCCTGATCAGACAGGAGACATCACATGGCTTTCAAGCAGATCACCTCGTCCTTCTCTGCCGCCCCCCAGCTGACGCAAGACGACCTCGCCGCTGCCGCGAAGGCAGGATATCGCTCGATCATCTCAAGCCGCCCGGACGGCGAGGAGGCGGGCCAGCCAAGCGCGGAAGAAATGGCCCGAATGGCAGGCGACCACGGTCTCGCGTTTGCCCATGTCCCTATCGTACCGGGCAAGGCGACTGACGCCGATGCGGATCGCATGAAGGAGGCGCTAGCCACGCTGCCACAGCCGACGCTCGGCTTCTGCCGTAGCGGGACGCGCGCGGCGACCTTGTGGGCGTTGGCCGAGGCCGATCGCGCCGACCCGGCGACGATCGTCGACCAAGCAAAGGCAGCCGGGTACGACCTTGCCGATCTCACGCCTGCGCTGAAGCGCCGTTCCGAAAGGGCTGATCAATGACCTACGACATCGTCATCATCGGGGGCGGTGCCGCCGGCATCGCGACCGCTTCCAGCATTCTGAAGCGCAACGCCAAAGTGACGATCGCGGTCGTCGATCCGGCGACCGACCATTATTACCAGCCCGGCTGGACGATGGTGGGGGCCGGCGTCTTCACTCCCGAACAGACGCGCAAGGCCGAATCCGACATAATGCCAAAGGGCGTTAAGTGGGTACGGTTGCCCGCCGTTGCCATCGACCCCGACCGTAACACGGTCGAGCTCGAAGACGG
Above is a window of Roseomonas aeriglobus DNA encoding:
- a CDS encoding recombinase family protein translates to MEIGYARVSRGDSQDIDPQLRALRDAGCDPIYQEEASGGRADRPELARAIGALKAGDVFVVWKLDRLSRSLRDLLFTLEAITVAGAGFRSVTEAIDTTTAPGRLMTQMLGAFAEFERAMIRERTMNGLAHARKAGRHLGRRPSLTGPQRAEIIAKAESGQGSPAQLASLFRVSRSTVQRVLRAHRARIGAIA
- a CDS encoding AAA family ATPase, which gives rise to MTAGSTRATSFISTQEHRRFIEFADAVRKHRYIGLCHGPAGVGKTLSACRYARWHKAAPLLTVWGPRDPSDLEIYAHLAQARAVFYTPSVGSTLRELRQDLPRLLDRVDHCIDEHVRPQKVGQVRYVSRHTRYVEMVIVDEAERLSTTALEYMRDVFDRQGIGLILIGMPGIEKRMARYPQLFSRVGFAHQYRPLQDAELTFVLTRRWRDLGLALDDADFTDAQAVAAIVRITGGNFRLLHRLFVQIERVLKINGLATISEDVVEAARSTLVIGVT
- a CDS encoding recombinase family protein — encoded protein: MTHTLIGYARCSTDKQDLAAQHDALLKLGVAADRIYTDKGLTGTNRDRPGLDQALAAVRSGDTLVVPKLDRLARSVPDARAIGDGLAARGVKLQLGASVHDPADPMGKLFFNILATFAEFEADLIKLRTREGMAVARAKGKLRGKKPKLSDRQQKELRRMYDTDDYSISDLAELFSISRPTVYRTLGRHAATAAAAA
- a CDS encoding DsrE family protein encodes the protein MSSVSASAGVPRQAVIPGYGAITPVEGAAERPDRKLRYRVLFNVTKAAATPDKINPSLEKVARFLNLLGNDGVRPEQGDVVVIVHGPATPIVTEDRAYATKTGVAANPNLALIEALKKAGVSVRVCSQALIGNGIDPATVGKSVETDVSALTTMATLQLRGWALIPD
- a CDS encoding helix-turn-helix transcriptional regulator, whose amino-acid sequence is MAIYQSRALADVAVEKLRVFAQPQRLMILSYLLGGERQVADIEAATGVTQPALSQQLAELRRADLVKTRREAKQVHYRLADDAAALCVRTLEAMFGADDLSAPQTAPAPRPVRPRETPSVVRPQNIGAAVFARVG
- a CDS encoding peroxiredoxin — translated: MEMMEANMPRSLRIGDAAPNFTARTTQGEIALDQYRGRWIVFFSHPADFTPVCTSEFVALAKAAPQFEELDCVLLGLSVDSLYSHVAWLRAIHDVFDVEVPFPVIEDPSMAVGYAYGMLDEQAGDASTVRATYFIDPKGIIRALSWYPMNVGRSVDEMLRTVRALQRSADGEAYTPADWQPGDDVLLPPALPGNAGADWFHQTKADR
- a CDS encoding MBL fold metallo-hydrolase, coding for MVMDPVLSEANAQIRRAKAAGSPVVQSFFDEPTNTATYVVWDVATKKAAIVDSVLDFDAAAGRTKTASADAVIAYVRDQGLTVDWLLETHAHADHLSAAPYLQQALGGQLAIGREIIRVQNVFGKIFNAGTDFERNGSEFDRLFEDGDRFAIGNIDAIALHVPGHTPADMAYAIGDAVFTGDTLFMPDYGTARADFPGGDARQLFRSIRRLMQLPDETRLFLCHDYKAVGRDQYVWETTVGAQRVGNVHVHEGVSEDDFVAMRTSRDATLSMPKLILPSIQVNMRGGHLPEPEANGTRYLKIPLDAL
- a CDS encoding YeeE/YedE family protein, coding for MPLEGFIGGLMIGVAAAIMLLGNGRIAGVSGMFARVLGLTDGGPPWALALLFTAGLPLGAGIAAASLGVKASFPASLSLIAVAGLVVGIGTRLGSGCTSGHGVCGLSRLSPRSIAATVTFMATGVVTVTIMRLSGVIL
- a CDS encoding YeeE/YedE family protein, with translation MRQNLISLASGTLFGAGLAISGMIDPARVRAFLDVTGAWDPTLAFVMAGAILPMAIAWFVVRRRSTPIAAEQFHTPATSPIDRRLIGGAALFGIGWGIVGLCPGPAIAALAIQPLPALVFIAAMALGVAVHRFAFTSRRSA
- a CDS encoding TIGR01244 family phosphatase, with translation MAFKQITSSFSAAPQLTQDDLAAAAKAGYRSIISSRPDGEEAGQPSAEEMARMAGDHGLAFAHVPIVPGKATDADADRMKEALATLPQPTLGFCRSGTRAATLWALAEADRADPATIVDQAKAAGYDLADLTPALKRRSERADQ